From the Gemmatimonadota bacterium genome, one window contains:
- a CDS encoding RNA polymerase sigma factor: MTHAATRETIDAVWRMESARLIAGVMRQVGDLSLAEDLAQDALVAALESWPDAGVPKNPGAWLMAVAKRRALDHHRRGSMLDRRHADLARGLDEARPDPEAELHESIDDVIGDDLLRLIFITCHPLLTVDARVTLTLRMLGGLGTEEIARAFLVPVPTVQQRIVRAKRSLRAAEVPFELPPPQELPERLESVLAVVYLIFNEGYAATAGEDWIRPALCEDALRLGRILAELAPGEPEVHGLVALMEIQASRLKARRGPGGEPVLLMDQDRARWDHLLIRRGLSALDRALRLGRPLGTYTLQAAIAAFHARARTPEETDWEGIVSLYEALAQVAPSAVVELNRAVAVAMARGPAAGLALVDALAEGAELADYHLLPAVRGDLLERLGRGQEAAREFEQAAALCRNAPERALLERRAAKAGAGGPSPDVDP, translated from the coding sequence ATGACGCACGCCGCCACCCGCGAGACCATCGACGCCGTCTGGCGCATGGAGTCCGCGCGCCTGATCGCCGGAGTCATGCGCCAGGTGGGCGACCTGAGCCTCGCCGAGGACCTGGCACAGGATGCGCTGGTGGCGGCGCTCGAGTCGTGGCCCGACGCCGGAGTGCCGAAGAACCCGGGCGCGTGGTTGATGGCAGTCGCCAAGCGGCGCGCGCTGGACCACCACCGCCGGGGCTCGATGCTCGACCGGCGGCACGCGGACCTGGCGCGTGGGCTCGACGAAGCGCGGCCCGATCCCGAGGCGGAGCTGCACGAGTCGATCGACGACGTCATCGGCGACGATCTGCTGCGCCTCATCTTCATCACGTGCCATCCGCTGCTCACCGTCGACGCGCGGGTGACGCTCACGTTGCGCATGCTGGGCGGCCTCGGCACGGAGGAGATCGCGCGCGCCTTCCTGGTGCCGGTGCCCACCGTGCAGCAGCGCATCGTGCGGGCCAAGCGCTCGCTGCGCGCCGCCGAGGTCCCGTTCGAGCTGCCGCCTCCTCAGGAGCTGCCGGAACGGCTCGAGTCCGTCCTCGCGGTCGTCTACCTGATCTTCAACGAGGGCTACGCCGCCACGGCGGGGGAGGACTGGATCCGTCCCGCGCTGTGCGAGGACGCGCTGCGCCTCGGCCGCATCCTGGCCGAGCTGGCTCCCGGCGAGCCCGAGGTGCACGGTCTGGTGGCCCTGATGGAGATCCAGGCCTCGCGCCTCAAGGCACGCCGCGGTCCCGGGGGCGAGCCCGTCCTCCTCATGGACCAGGACCGCGCACGGTGGGACCACCTCCTCATCCGCCGCGGCCTGAGCGCGCTGGACCGGGCGCTCCGGTTGGGCCGTCCGCTCGGCACGTACACGCTGCAGGCCGCCATCGCCGCCTTCCACGCGCGGGCGCGCACGCCGGAAGAGACCGACTGGGAGGGGATCGTCTCGCTGTACGAGGCACTCGCGCAGGTGGCCCCGTCCGCGGTGGTGGAGCTCAACCGGGCCGTGGCGGTGGCCATGGCCCGCGGACCGGCGGCCGGCCTGGCGCTGGTGGACGCGCTGGCGGAAGGAGCCGAGCTGGCGGACTACCACCTTCTCCCGGCCGTCCGGGGGGACCTGCTGGAGCGCCTGGGGCGTGGCCAGGAAGCGGCACGCGAGTTCGAGCAGGCGGCTGCGCTCTGCCGGAACGCGCCTGAGCGGGCGCTGCTGGAGCGGCGCGCGGCGAAAGCGGGAGCAGGGGGGCCCTCGCCCGATGTCGATCCGTAG
- a CDS encoding DNA helicase, with product MRLSQPIHRLKRRARLLSRSDALPLHVALDRIAREEGFPSWSLLAARHAEWRAGSRLLSRLDPGDLLLIAGRPGQGKTRLGIRLAVDAVRAGRHAVIFTLEYHRDQVLDCIRSMGEDPRRLGDRLSIDDADEIDADHIVARSDTAAPGTLILIDYLQLLDQRRDSASLSDQVTTLRTLARQRDLILVFLSQVHRSFAASGRSMPRLSDLKLPNPVDLGAFTRSCFVHQGRMTFGTVRHRA from the coding sequence ATGCGCCTGTCCCAGCCGATCCATCGCCTGAAGCGTCGAGCCCGCCTCCTTTCCCGGAGCGACGCCCTTCCCCTGCACGTCGCCCTCGACCGGATCGCGCGCGAGGAGGGATTCCCCTCCTGGAGCCTTCTGGCCGCCCGTCACGCAGAGTGGCGCGCTGGAAGCCGACTTCTCTCGCGGCTGGACCCCGGTGATCTGCTCCTGATCGCCGGCCGGCCGGGCCAGGGCAAGACCCGGTTGGGGATCCGCCTGGCCGTGGACGCCGTCCGCGCCGGCCGGCACGCCGTCATCTTCACGCTGGAGTACCACCGGGACCAGGTCCTGGACTGCATCCGGTCCATGGGAGAGGATCCCCGCCGGCTCGGTGATCGCTTGAGCATCGACGACGCCGACGAGATCGACGCCGATCACATCGTGGCTCGATCGGACACGGCCGCGCCGGGAACCCTGATCCTCATCGACTATCTGCAGCTCCTGGATCAACGGCGCGACAGCGCGAGTCTCTCCGATCAGGTGACCACGCTGCGCACCCTGGCCCGCCAGCGGGACCTGATCCTGGTGTTCCTGTCCCAGGTGCACCGCAGCTTTGCGGCATCCGGTCGCTCCATGCCCCGGCTGTCGGACCTCAAGCTCCCCAATCCCGTGGACCTCGGCGCGTTCACCCGGAGCTGCTTCGTGCATCAGGGCCGCATGACGTTCGGGACCGTGCGTCACCGCGCCTAG
- a CDS encoding peptidylprolyl isomerase, giving the protein MDQPIPAGARRPPTRPRRGSHTGGRRRSAGLGLALLGSAPFAVCDAAAQSPRSSADIIASAPDGDWRTLDADNTLYLDLPGGRVILELAPWAASRHVGNIKALVRGGYFDGGAVRRSQDNYVAQWGLRPLAEGETLPSSIASAIPPEFDASADGLSFTPLPDADVYAPQTGFVGGFPTGRDPDSDRVWIAHCYGTVGVARTNDPNSGSGRELYAVTGHAPRHLDRNLSMVGRVVAGMEHLSTLPRGTQALGRYASPEEWAAIDRARIAADLPPGERVPLQVMRTDSPSFRALILAARTRSEAFFVYSPERVDVCNVGVPVREPPPS; this is encoded by the coding sequence TTGGACCAACCCATCCCGGCCGGAGCGCGCCGGCCCCCGACCCGGCCCCGTCGCGGGTCCCACACGGGAGGCCGGCGCCGCAGCGCCGGCCTCGGCCTCGCGCTTCTCGGGTCGGCCCCCTTCGCCGTTTGCGACGCGGCTGCTCAGTCGCCACGGAGCAGCGCCGACATCATCGCCTCCGCCCCCGACGGGGACTGGCGCACGCTCGACGCCGACAACACGCTCTACCTGGACCTGCCGGGCGGACGCGTGATCCTGGAGTTGGCACCCTGGGCGGCCTCCCGCCACGTGGGCAACATCAAGGCGCTCGTTCGTGGAGGGTACTTCGACGGCGGTGCGGTCCGACGCTCCCAGGACAACTATGTGGCGCAGTGGGGTCTGCGGCCGTTGGCCGAAGGGGAGACCCTGCCCTCCAGCATCGCCTCGGCGATCCCTCCCGAATTCGATGCGTCCGCCGACGGGCTCTCCTTCACACCGCTCCCGGACGCCGACGTGTACGCGCCGCAAACCGGATTCGTCGGCGGATTCCCCACCGGGCGCGACCCGGACAGCGACAGGGTCTGGATCGCGCACTGCTACGGAACCGTCGGCGTGGCCAGGACCAACGATCCCAACTCGGGCAGTGGTCGGGAGCTCTACGCCGTGACCGGACACGCGCCACGCCATCTCGACCGCAACCTGAGCATGGTGGGGCGCGTCGTGGCGGGAATGGAGCACCTCTCCACGCTGCCGCGCGGCACACAGGCGCTCGGCCGCTACGCGTCGCCGGAGGAATGGGCGGCCATCGACCGGGCCCGGATCGCCGCAGACCTTCCCCCGGGCGAGCGCGTCCCGCTCCAGGTGATGCGTACGGACTCGCCTTCGTTCCGGGCCCTGATCCTGGCGGCGCGCACCCGTTCCGAGGCGTTCTTCGTCTACTCACCGGAGCGCGTCGACGTCTGCAACGTGGGCGTTCCTGTTCGCGAGCCACCCCCGTCCTGA
- a CDS encoding VOC family protein, protein MPTPPTGTERMRPFLPARDFDRSKRFYEALGFEKVLDSEVAIFNAGSGGFILQRYYTKEWAENFMMQLMVDDLDVWWAHIEGLDLPARFGVQAPKPPALQPWGLRIAYVYDPCGVLWHVAERRPGAVQDA, encoded by the coding sequence ATGCCCACTCCCCCTACCGGCACCGAGCGCATGCGACCGTTCCTGCCCGCCCGGGACTTCGACCGGTCCAAGCGGTTCTACGAGGCGCTGGGGTTCGAGAAGGTGCTCGACAGCGAGGTCGCAATCTTCAACGCCGGCTCGGGAGGCTTCATCCTGCAGCGGTACTACACGAAGGAATGGGCGGAGAACTTCATGATGCAGCTCATGGTGGACGACCTCGACGTCTGGTGGGCACACATCGAAGGTCTCGATCTGCCCGCGCGCTTCGGCGTGCAGGCGCCCAAGCCGCCGGCGCTGCAGCCGTGGGGCCTGCGCATCGCGTACGTCTACGACCCGTGTGGCGTGCTGTGGCATGTGGCGGAGCGGCGGCCAGGAGCGGTGCAGGACGCGTGA
- a CDS encoding Uma2 family endonuclease gives MPQTPTRYTWTYDEYARLPDDGNRYEVMDGEVLVTPSPSPMHQHILVKLIVALNAYVDRHRLGVILPDVDLLFVEGTFLRPDLLFVPDAGRTGITSRGVHSTPELVVEILSPSSGSIDRVKKSRRYPDFGVPEYWVVDPEERAVWVWRFSQGSNDAERVEGRLSWRPADALEPLVLETEVLFRPM, from the coding sequence ATGCCCCAGACTCCGACGCGGTACACGTGGACGTATGACGAGTACGCGCGCCTGCCCGATGACGGCAACCGATACGAGGTCATGGACGGCGAGGTGCTGGTGACTCCTTCGCCCTCGCCCATGCATCAGCACATCCTGGTCAAGCTGATCGTGGCGCTGAACGCCTACGTGGACCGTCACCGCCTGGGGGTGATCCTCCCCGACGTCGACCTCCTGTTCGTGGAGGGGACGTTCCTCCGACCAGACCTGCTGTTCGTACCCGACGCGGGCCGGACGGGGATCACCAGCCGTGGTGTACACAGCACGCCGGAGCTGGTCGTGGAGATCCTCTCGCCCTCCTCGGGCTCCATCGACCGGGTGAAGAAGTCCCGCCGGTATCCGGACTTCGGAGTGCCCGAGTATTGGGTCGTGGATCCGGAGGAGCGGGCGGTATGGGTCTGGCGGTTCTCGCAGGGGTCGAACGACGCCGAGCGCGTGGAGGGGCGCCTTTCGTGGCGCCCGGCGGATGCACTGGAGCCGCTGGTTCTGGAGACCGAAGTGCTGTTCCGACCGATGTAG